Proteins from a single region of Pungitius pungitius chromosome 4, fPunPun2.1, whole genome shotgun sequence:
- the plekha7b gene encoding pleckstrin homology domain-containing family A member 7 isoform X1 gives MAAPLGRDTLPDHWSYGVCRDGRVFFINDKSHSTTWLHPHTGEPVNSGHMIRSDLPRGWEEGFTDEGASYFINHSLRATSFRHPVTGQISPENTEYTLQDRIEARMSKSAANQRSPSMVTESSKAVTSAAADANSGTKGCRGTGKVHSFGKRDHAIKRNLNVPVVVRGWLYKQDSSGMRLWKRKWFVLSDYCLFYYKDSREETVLGSIPLPSYVIAPVEPDDHINRKYAFKASHTGMRSYIYNKNSVIGSQAEHCGMRTYFFSADTQEDMNGWIRAMNQAALMQQSHTIKREVENPKKTVQKAPPQTSHVHIHQNSCQSESLCRTEKPPYNSIRPAHREEVRYGLEIEGKPNHSAAEGRAQRLSPDCVDDGTHKNGQPTVIEVALPPEQNGNLVRQRGFVSHVDTERHVQRKNTLAKVEKWVNVQKGDPLKSAPSAEYDLPRGTPPLKPKACTEADAAYQSLPKSPRLPPGCASPPASCKLPSDYKYAHDRLSHFRMSTDERMATKEGMVWQLYEWQQRQQFRHGSPTAPIYTGPNFTDSSSFRVTVEMPRSISVPPSPCEVPPSVPASFKPLSPRRPHTPSDRRTIRPLDEVAHEDSTRSSSPGHICAHLSQTSQIERRSMPAMGYITHTVSAPSLHGKTPEELTLLLIQLRRHQAKMVGVHSPCDAFVHLQRHQHSGLLGPSMQADDTYIQLKKDLEYLDLKVGPNKVTGRESLKTERPAKPVKIAESDADVKLSQLCEQDKILQELEAGIRSLKEDKDKLESVLDVSHQQMEQYRDQPAHAEKIAFQQKLLQEDVVHIRAEISQVSTEMENAWNEYSRLERDVDWLKSALQGQMNRSNLSQQDKVQIRKELWRIEDVIAGLSTSKANYKVTISSVTNPERKFVPSVSASSVPSVPGSPSSVEMRLSQHQQHSPHLSPSSHSATLSSGPSQQPSHPWVDATISSGLKWGGDDVPPRPPLPQLYNPDEHPPAVPPLPRETTVIRHTSVRGLKRQSDERKRDREVGQFTNGDCKVEFRPFLSDPELMGAGDGASHISIVTSGHDGYQTLPSRGVAGSSLRLNQSSGISSYVTLRRAASAVGMKERPKSALERLYSGDSAQQQQQRGKMSADEQLERMKRHQKALVRQRKRTLSQGDRHASPSPRTSSSSSRPLSADLGSWKREQEFDLQLLERAVQGEEAQVVRSVQGEETAPEHRERPRSRSDEWLTLRSTTPPSHEVDLEPLDFDLDLNKELAKPPKVLIPERYVDSEPEEPLSPQELEDRHRKVERIKSILAKSSVQNLTPGVTLDKPEVGLVALDSALQEQERIITMSYALASEASLKSKLVTVLPQANIPTPPPPPPPPLPPLPPVSLAPPSPLSNGIHYTFV, from the exons CCACAGCCTGAGGGCTACATCATTTCGACACCCTGTAACCGGACAAATATCCCcagaaaatacagaatacaCACTACAAGACAg GATAGAAGCTCGCATGTCCAAGTCAGCGGCCAATCAGAGATCCCCGAGCATGGTCACAGAGTCCTCCAAGGCTGTGAcctcagctgcagcagatgcCAACTCAGGGACAAAG GGATGCAGAGGTACAGGGAAAGTGCACAGTTTTGGCAAGAGGGATCATGCTATTAAAAGGAACCTCAATGTCCCAGTGGTGGTGAGAGGCTGGCTCTATAAACAG GACAGCTCCGGAATGCGACTGTGGAAAAGGAAGTGGTTTGTTTTGTCGGACTACTGCTTGTTTTACTACAAAG acagcagagaggagaccGTGCTCGGTAGCATCCCTCTGCCCAGTTATGTCATTGCACCAGTTGAGCCTGATGACCACATAAACCGCAAATACGCTTTCAAG GCGAGCCATACAGGGATGCGCTCCTACATTTACAATAAGAACTCTGTGATTGGCTCTCAGGCAGAACACTGCGGGATGCGGACATATTTCTTCAGTGCGGACACACAGGAGGACATGAATGGCTGGATCCGGGCCATGAACCAGGCTGCGCTGATGCAGCAGAGTCACACTATAAAGAG AGAGGTGGAGAATCCAAAGAAGACTGTGCAGAAGGCTCCGCCACAGACCAGCCATGTCCACATCCACCAGAACTCATGTCAATCAGAAAGCCTTTGCAGGACAGAAAAACCTCCGTATAATAGTATCCGACCGGCCCATAGGGAGGAGGTGAGGTATGGATTAGAGATCGAAGGGAAACCCAACCACTCAGCAGCAGAGGGAAGAGCACAGAGACTCTCCCCAGACTGTGTTGATGATGGCACCCACAAGAACGGACAGCCAACCGTCATCGAAGTGGCTCTGCCACCAGAACAGAATGGAAACCTCGTCCGTCAGAGGGGCTTCGTTTCACACGTGGACACTGAGAGACATGTGCAGAGGAAGAATACGCTGGCAAAGGTGGAGAAGTGGGTCAATGTTCAAAAAGGGGACCCACTAAAGAG TGCTCCGTCTGCCGAGTACGACCTCCCTCGGGGGACTCCTCCATTAAAGCCCAAAGCCTGTACAGAGGCGGATGCGGCCTATCAGTCGTTGCCAAAGTCTCCCCGTCTCCCGCCTGGCTGCGCTTCTCCTCCAGCGTCATGCAAATTGCCGAGTGACTACAAGTACGCCCATGACCGGCTCAGCCACTTCCGCATGTCCACCGACGAGCGCATGGCCACCAAGGAGGGGATGGTGTGGCAGCTGTACGAgtggcagcagcggcagcagttCCGTCATGGCAGCCCCACCGCTCCTATCTACACCGGCCCCAACTTCACGGACTCCTCGTCTTTCAGGGTGACTGTGGAGATGCCCCGATCCAtctctgtccctccgtccccGTGTGAAGTTCCGCCGTCGGTCCCCGCCTCCTTCAAACCCCTGTCCCCTCGCCGGCCACACACTCCCTCAGACAGACGCACGATCAGGCCCTTGGATGAAGTGGCCCATGAGGACAGCACAAGATCCAGCTCTCCCGGACATATTTGTGCCCATCTTTCCCAG ACTTCCCAAATAGAGAGAAGGTCCATGCCAGCCATGGGctacatcacacacactgtcagtgCACCCAGCTTGCATGGCAAAACG CCAGAGGAGCTGACCCTGCTCCTCATTCAGCTTCGAAGGCACCAGGCTAAGATGGTCGGTGTGCATAGCCCCTGCGATGCATTCGTTCACCTTCAGCGCCACCAGCACAGCGGCCTTCTAGGCCCCAGCATGCAG GCTGATGATACTTACATACAACTGAAGAAGGACCTGGAGTATCTAGATCTGAAGGTGGGCCCCAACAAA GTTACTGGACGTGAAAgtttaaaaacagaaagaccAGCAAAGCCCGTGAAAATAGCAGAAAGTGATGCTGAT GTGAAATTAAGTCAATTGTGTGAACAAGACAAGATTCTACAGGAGCTGGAAGCCGGGATACGCTCTTTGAAGGAGgacaag GACAAGCTAGAGTCTGTGCTGGATGTCTCccaccagcagatggagcagTACAGAGATCAGCCGGCCCATGCTGAGAAGATTGCCTTTCAGCAGAAATTACTTCAAGAGGATGTGGTGCACATCAGGGCTGAGATATCTCAAGTGTCCACA gagATGGAGAACGCGTGGAATGAGTACAGCCGACTGGAGAGAGATGTGGACTGGCTGAAGTCGGCCCTGCAGGGACAGATGAACCGCAGCAATCTCTCTCAG CAAGATAAAGTCCAGATCAGAAAAGAGCTGTGGAGGATTGAGGATGTTATTGCAGGCCTCAGCACCAGTAAAGCCAACTACAAAGTCACTATCTCCTCTGTCACCAACCCAG AGAGGAAGTTTGTGCCTTCAGTGTCGGCGTCGTCAGTGCCTTCTGTGCCTGGGAGCCCGTCTTCTGTGGAGATGAGACTGTCTCAGCATCAGCAGCACAGCCCTCACCTCAGCCCCAGTAGCCACAGCGCCACCCTTTCCTCCGGCCCCAGCCAGCAGCCCTCCCATCCCTGGGTGGATGCAACCATCTCTAGTGGTCTTAAATGG GGTGGGGATGATGTGCCACCTAGACCTCCTCTACCTCAGCTTTACAATCCTGATGAGCATCCCCCAGCTGTGCCCCCGTTGCCCCGGGAGACAACAGTGATCAGACACACTTCTGTGCGTGGCCTAAAACGACAGTCAGATGAACGCAAAAGGGACAGAGAGGTTGGCCAGTTCACTAATGGAGACTGTAAG GTGGAGTTTAGGCCTTTCCTGAGTGATCCAGAGCTTATGGGGGCTGGAGATGGCGCCAGCCACATCAGCATAGTCACATCTGGACATGATGGTTACCAGACATTACCTAGCAGAG GAGTGGCTGGCTCCTCGCTGAGGCTAAATCAGTCCTCGGGCATCTCCTCGTATGTGACCCTCCGGAGAGCAGCCTCCGCTGTCGGCATGAAG GAGAGACCAAAAAGTGCCTTGGAGCGCCTGTACTCCGGGGActcggcgcagcagcagcagcagagggggaAGATGAGTGCTGATGAGCAGctggagaggatgaagaggcaCCAGAAGGCCCTCGTTCGCCAGCGCAAACGCACCCTGAGCCAGGGAGACCGCCACGCCTCTCCCTCGCCGCgcacttcttcctcctcctcgcgccCACTTTCCGCAGACCTGGGATCA tggaAGCGAGAGCAGGAGTTTGACCTGCAGTTGCTGGAGAGGGCTGTTCAAGGTGAGGAAGCACAGGTAGTTAGGAGCGTTCAGGGGGAGGAAACGGCTCCCGAGCACAGGGAGAGGCCTCGTTCCCGCTCTGACGAATGGCTGACCCTACGCTCCACAACACCCCCCTCCCATGAGGTTGACTTGGAGCCATTGGACTTTGACCTGGACCTTAACAAAGAG CTTGCCAAGCCTCCGAAGGTATTGATCCCAGAGCGCTACGTGGATTCAGAGCCTGAGGAGCCTCTCAGTCCGCAGGAGCTGGAGGATCGTCACCGTAAGGTGGAGCGAATCAAGAGCATCTTGGCAAAGTCCAG TGTGCAAAACCTGACACCCGGAGTGACTTTGGATAAGCCAGAGGTCGGGCTTGTGGCACTCGACTCAGCTctgcaggagcaggagaggatcATCACCATGTCCTATGCTCTCGCCTCGGAAGCTTCGCTTAAGAGCAAATTAGTCACAG TTCTACCACAGGCTAACatccccactcctcctcctcctccgcctccccctcttcctcctcttcctcctgtttcTCTGgcacctccctctcctctaAGCAACGGAATCCACTACACGTTTGTCTAA
- the plekha7b gene encoding pleckstrin homology domain-containing family A member 7 isoform X2, which produces MAAPLGRDTLPDHWSYGVCRDGRVFFINDKSHSTTWLHPHTGEPVNSGHMIRSDLPRGWEEGFTDEGASYFINHSLRATSFRHPVTGQISPENTEYTLQDRIEARMSKSAANQRSPSMVTESSKAVTSAAADANSGTKGCRGTGKVHSFGKRDHAIKRNLNVPVVVRGWLYKQDSSGMRLWKRKWFVLSDYCLFYYKDSREETVLGSIPLPSYVIAPVEPDDHINRKYAFKASHTGMRSYIYNKNSVIGSQAEHCGMRTYFFSADTQEDMNGWIRAMNQAALMQQSHTIKREVENPKKTVQKAPPQTSHVHIHQNSCQSESLCRTEKPPYNSIRPAHREEVRYGLEIEGKPNHSAAEGRAQRLSPDCVDDGTHKNGQPTVIEVALPPEQNGNLVRQRGFVSHVDTERHVQRKNTLAKVEKWVNVQKGDPLKSAPSAEYDLPRGTPPLKPKACTEADAAYQSLPKSPRLPPGCASPPASCKLPSDYKYAHDRLSHFRMSTDERMATKEGMVWQLYEWQQRQQFRHGSPTAPIYTGPNFTDSSSFRVTVEMPRSISVPPSPCEVPPSVPASFKPLSPRRPHTPSDRRTIRPLDEVAHEDSTRSSSPGHICAHLSQTSQIERRSMPAMGYITHTVSAPSLHGKTPEELTLLLIQLRRHQAKMVGVHSPCDAFVHLQRHQHSGLLGPSMQADDTYIQLKKDLEYLDLKVTGRESLKTERPAKPVKIAESDADVKLSQLCEQDKILQELEAGIRSLKEDKDKLESVLDVSHQQMEQYRDQPAHAEKIAFQQKLLQEDVVHIRAEISQVSTEMENAWNEYSRLERDVDWLKSALQGQMNRSNLSQQDKVQIRKELWRIEDVIAGLSTSKANYKVTISSVTNPERKFVPSVSASSVPSVPGSPSSVEMRLSQHQQHSPHLSPSSHSATLSSGPSQQPSHPWVDATISSGLKWGGDDVPPRPPLPQLYNPDEHPPAVPPLPRETTVIRHTSVRGLKRQSDERKRDREVGQFTNGDCKVEFRPFLSDPELMGAGDGASHISIVTSGHDGYQTLPSRGVAGSSLRLNQSSGISSYVTLRRAASAVGMKERPKSALERLYSGDSAQQQQQRGKMSADEQLERMKRHQKALVRQRKRTLSQGDRHASPSPRTSSSSSRPLSADLGSWKREQEFDLQLLERAVQGEEAQVVRSVQGEETAPEHRERPRSRSDEWLTLRSTTPPSHEVDLEPLDFDLDLNKELAKPPKVLIPERYVDSEPEEPLSPQELEDRHRKVERIKSILAKSSVQNLTPGVTLDKPEVGLVALDSALQEQERIITMSYALASEASLKSKLVTVLPQANIPTPPPPPPPPLPPLPPVSLAPPSPLSNGIHYTFV; this is translated from the exons CCACAGCCTGAGGGCTACATCATTTCGACACCCTGTAACCGGACAAATATCCCcagaaaatacagaatacaCACTACAAGACAg GATAGAAGCTCGCATGTCCAAGTCAGCGGCCAATCAGAGATCCCCGAGCATGGTCACAGAGTCCTCCAAGGCTGTGAcctcagctgcagcagatgcCAACTCAGGGACAAAG GGATGCAGAGGTACAGGGAAAGTGCACAGTTTTGGCAAGAGGGATCATGCTATTAAAAGGAACCTCAATGTCCCAGTGGTGGTGAGAGGCTGGCTCTATAAACAG GACAGCTCCGGAATGCGACTGTGGAAAAGGAAGTGGTTTGTTTTGTCGGACTACTGCTTGTTTTACTACAAAG acagcagagaggagaccGTGCTCGGTAGCATCCCTCTGCCCAGTTATGTCATTGCACCAGTTGAGCCTGATGACCACATAAACCGCAAATACGCTTTCAAG GCGAGCCATACAGGGATGCGCTCCTACATTTACAATAAGAACTCTGTGATTGGCTCTCAGGCAGAACACTGCGGGATGCGGACATATTTCTTCAGTGCGGACACACAGGAGGACATGAATGGCTGGATCCGGGCCATGAACCAGGCTGCGCTGATGCAGCAGAGTCACACTATAAAGAG AGAGGTGGAGAATCCAAAGAAGACTGTGCAGAAGGCTCCGCCACAGACCAGCCATGTCCACATCCACCAGAACTCATGTCAATCAGAAAGCCTTTGCAGGACAGAAAAACCTCCGTATAATAGTATCCGACCGGCCCATAGGGAGGAGGTGAGGTATGGATTAGAGATCGAAGGGAAACCCAACCACTCAGCAGCAGAGGGAAGAGCACAGAGACTCTCCCCAGACTGTGTTGATGATGGCACCCACAAGAACGGACAGCCAACCGTCATCGAAGTGGCTCTGCCACCAGAACAGAATGGAAACCTCGTCCGTCAGAGGGGCTTCGTTTCACACGTGGACACTGAGAGACATGTGCAGAGGAAGAATACGCTGGCAAAGGTGGAGAAGTGGGTCAATGTTCAAAAAGGGGACCCACTAAAGAG TGCTCCGTCTGCCGAGTACGACCTCCCTCGGGGGACTCCTCCATTAAAGCCCAAAGCCTGTACAGAGGCGGATGCGGCCTATCAGTCGTTGCCAAAGTCTCCCCGTCTCCCGCCTGGCTGCGCTTCTCCTCCAGCGTCATGCAAATTGCCGAGTGACTACAAGTACGCCCATGACCGGCTCAGCCACTTCCGCATGTCCACCGACGAGCGCATGGCCACCAAGGAGGGGATGGTGTGGCAGCTGTACGAgtggcagcagcggcagcagttCCGTCATGGCAGCCCCACCGCTCCTATCTACACCGGCCCCAACTTCACGGACTCCTCGTCTTTCAGGGTGACTGTGGAGATGCCCCGATCCAtctctgtccctccgtccccGTGTGAAGTTCCGCCGTCGGTCCCCGCCTCCTTCAAACCCCTGTCCCCTCGCCGGCCACACACTCCCTCAGACAGACGCACGATCAGGCCCTTGGATGAAGTGGCCCATGAGGACAGCACAAGATCCAGCTCTCCCGGACATATTTGTGCCCATCTTTCCCAG ACTTCCCAAATAGAGAGAAGGTCCATGCCAGCCATGGGctacatcacacacactgtcagtgCACCCAGCTTGCATGGCAAAACG CCAGAGGAGCTGACCCTGCTCCTCATTCAGCTTCGAAGGCACCAGGCTAAGATGGTCGGTGTGCATAGCCCCTGCGATGCATTCGTTCACCTTCAGCGCCACCAGCACAGCGGCCTTCTAGGCCCCAGCATGCAG GCTGATGATACTTACATACAACTGAAGAAGGACCTGGAGTATCTAGATCTGAAG GTTACTGGACGTGAAAgtttaaaaacagaaagaccAGCAAAGCCCGTGAAAATAGCAGAAAGTGATGCTGAT GTGAAATTAAGTCAATTGTGTGAACAAGACAAGATTCTACAGGAGCTGGAAGCCGGGATACGCTCTTTGAAGGAGgacaag GACAAGCTAGAGTCTGTGCTGGATGTCTCccaccagcagatggagcagTACAGAGATCAGCCGGCCCATGCTGAGAAGATTGCCTTTCAGCAGAAATTACTTCAAGAGGATGTGGTGCACATCAGGGCTGAGATATCTCAAGTGTCCACA gagATGGAGAACGCGTGGAATGAGTACAGCCGACTGGAGAGAGATGTGGACTGGCTGAAGTCGGCCCTGCAGGGACAGATGAACCGCAGCAATCTCTCTCAG CAAGATAAAGTCCAGATCAGAAAAGAGCTGTGGAGGATTGAGGATGTTATTGCAGGCCTCAGCACCAGTAAAGCCAACTACAAAGTCACTATCTCCTCTGTCACCAACCCAG AGAGGAAGTTTGTGCCTTCAGTGTCGGCGTCGTCAGTGCCTTCTGTGCCTGGGAGCCCGTCTTCTGTGGAGATGAGACTGTCTCAGCATCAGCAGCACAGCCCTCACCTCAGCCCCAGTAGCCACAGCGCCACCCTTTCCTCCGGCCCCAGCCAGCAGCCCTCCCATCCCTGGGTGGATGCAACCATCTCTAGTGGTCTTAAATGG GGTGGGGATGATGTGCCACCTAGACCTCCTCTACCTCAGCTTTACAATCCTGATGAGCATCCCCCAGCTGTGCCCCCGTTGCCCCGGGAGACAACAGTGATCAGACACACTTCTGTGCGTGGCCTAAAACGACAGTCAGATGAACGCAAAAGGGACAGAGAGGTTGGCCAGTTCACTAATGGAGACTGTAAG GTGGAGTTTAGGCCTTTCCTGAGTGATCCAGAGCTTATGGGGGCTGGAGATGGCGCCAGCCACATCAGCATAGTCACATCTGGACATGATGGTTACCAGACATTACCTAGCAGAG GAGTGGCTGGCTCCTCGCTGAGGCTAAATCAGTCCTCGGGCATCTCCTCGTATGTGACCCTCCGGAGAGCAGCCTCCGCTGTCGGCATGAAG GAGAGACCAAAAAGTGCCTTGGAGCGCCTGTACTCCGGGGActcggcgcagcagcagcagcagagggggaAGATGAGTGCTGATGAGCAGctggagaggatgaagaggcaCCAGAAGGCCCTCGTTCGCCAGCGCAAACGCACCCTGAGCCAGGGAGACCGCCACGCCTCTCCCTCGCCGCgcacttcttcctcctcctcgcgccCACTTTCCGCAGACCTGGGATCA tggaAGCGAGAGCAGGAGTTTGACCTGCAGTTGCTGGAGAGGGCTGTTCAAGGTGAGGAAGCACAGGTAGTTAGGAGCGTTCAGGGGGAGGAAACGGCTCCCGAGCACAGGGAGAGGCCTCGTTCCCGCTCTGACGAATGGCTGACCCTACGCTCCACAACACCCCCCTCCCATGAGGTTGACTTGGAGCCATTGGACTTTGACCTGGACCTTAACAAAGAG CTTGCCAAGCCTCCGAAGGTATTGATCCCAGAGCGCTACGTGGATTCAGAGCCTGAGGAGCCTCTCAGTCCGCAGGAGCTGGAGGATCGTCACCGTAAGGTGGAGCGAATCAAGAGCATCTTGGCAAAGTCCAG TGTGCAAAACCTGACACCCGGAGTGACTTTGGATAAGCCAGAGGTCGGGCTTGTGGCACTCGACTCAGCTctgcaggagcaggagaggatcATCACCATGTCCTATGCTCTCGCCTCGGAAGCTTCGCTTAAGAGCAAATTAGTCACAG TTCTACCACAGGCTAACatccccactcctcctcctcctccgcctccccctcttcctcctcttcctcctgtttcTCTGgcacctccctctcctctaAGCAACGGAATCCACTACACGTTTGTCTAA